One segment of Solanum lycopersicum chromosome 1, SLM_r2.1 DNA contains the following:
- the SLF9 gene encoding S-locus F-box protein type-9, which translates to MMDRIMKVLPQDVVIYIFLKLPVKFLLRFKCTCKTFCNIINSSTFIHLHIHCSNDELIIFKHSIKQEDDDLFKNILSFLSSEENCFDFKAVSPDFDVPEVTTTSACTFVQVIGPCNGLIAITDSFATILFNPTTRHYRSIPACPFGIPKRYRRSSSGIGFGYDSIQNDYKFIRISEVYEDYMDKDMKVDIFDLSTDYWRELNGQQVPLVFWTSCSEILYNNPCHWFASTDDTIILCFEMNTEEFYHLELPESCHWYDGKSDGLIIVNNCLSYIRYPDPLSDRPAEVLIDIWIMKEYNKRESWIKRCSIGPITIDTPLAVWKGDLLLLQTVTTQIGSRLAPTLTLLCERTNQSKP; encoded by the coding sequence ATGATGGATAGAATTATGAAGGTATTGCCCCAAGATGTggtcatatatatatttctaaagcTCCCAGTGAAGTTTTTATTGCGATTCAAATGTACATGTAAAACGTTTTGCAATATCATAAACTCATCCACTTTCATTCATCTTCATATCCATTGTTCAAATGATGAATTGATTATCTTCAAGCATTCGATTAAACAAGAAGATGACGaccttttcaaaaatatattgtcTTTCCTTTCAAGTGAAgaaaattgttttgattttaagGCCGTTTCTCCAGATTTTGATGTTCCGGAAGTGACCACCACAAGTGCTTGTACTTTTGTTCAAGTCATTGGTCCTTGCAATGGTTTAATTGCTATAACAGATTCCTTCGCTACTATCTTGTTTAATCCAACAACTCGACATTACCGATCAATACCGGCTTGTCCTTTTGGTATTCCAAAACGTTACAGACGTTCCAGTAGTGGTATTGGGTTTGGCTATGATTCCATTCAAAATGATTACAAATTTATTCGGATATCAGAAGTTTACGAGGATTATATGGATAAAGATATGAAAGTTGATATTTTTGACTTGTCCACTGATTATTGGAGAGAACTGAATGGTCAACAAGTACCTCTGGTGTTCTGGACGTCTTGTTCAGAAATACTTTACAACAATCCGTGTCATTGGTTTGCTTCTACAGACGATACAATTATTCTTTGTTTTGAAATGAACACAGAAGAGTTTTATCATCTGGAATTGCCGGAATCATGTCATTGGTATGATGGCAAGAGTGATGGCCTTATAATAGTGAATAACTGTCTTAGTTATATTCGTTACCCTGATCCATTGTCAGATCGTCCAGCTGAAGTATTGATAGATATATGGATAATGAAAGAGTACAATAAAAGAGAATCTTGGATAAAGAGATGTTCAATTGGACCAATAACTATTGATACACCATTAGCAGTATGGAAGGGTGATTTATTGCTTCTTcaaactgtcacgacccaaatcggatcgcgactggcacccacacttaccctcctgtgtgagcgaaccaaccaatctaaaccttaa
- the LOC138342261 gene encoding uncharacterized protein, with protein sequence MASRLRDYTRLNPPTFYGSIVEEDPQEFIDEVLKLLLAMGLSTSFFPKETRETKVVEFITLRQGEEARARRKSNDVKRERSFDGSTSKNRLEIQDKPRFKKQVSSHVSSKFPKSSGDRVSNPKFKKGKGTISPTEKLTCGKCGKKQYGDCLKGMDT encoded by the exons atggcttctCGTCTAAGGGACTACACTCGATTGAACCCTCCTACCTTCTATGGGTCTATTGTTGAGGAAGACCCCCAGGAATTCATCGATGAAGTCCTTAAACTACTTTTGGCTATGGGGTTGTCCACAA GCTTTTTCCCAAAGGAGACGAGGGAGACAaaggtggtggagttcatcacccttcgccaaggag AAGAGGCAAGGGCTAGGAGGAAGAGTAATGATGTGAAGAGGgaaagatcttttgatggaagtacttcaaagaataggcttgagatacaagacaagcctagatttaagaaaCAGGTTTCAAGTCATGTCTCTTCCAAGTTCCCAAAatctagtggtgatagggtgtctaaccctaaattcaagaagggaaaaggtACTATTTCACCAACTGAGAAGCtgacttgtggaaagtgtggcaagaagcagtatggtgattgccttaaggGGATGGATACTTga